The sequence CTTTCAAATCTggtattagaaaaaaaaaggtttctTTTCTAATGATTTTAGGCATCACTACTTACCTTGGATTTACTTCAAGCATTTCATAATTGACTAATGGGTATGGATGTTGATATGAATGGATTCTTATTCAACCCGGTGATGGGACATTTATAACTATAAGACTTTCCAAGACGAAGTAATATCCAAAAATTCAAATGGTTCTTCTGTATAATATTTTCCATGTTGTTGCACCTTAACATCAATTTTCTTTCTaagtattaaatttttattgaaattttttatttatgtatatataggtTTTAATCTTGACTTTTAGAGAGACTGGAAAATGACTCAAGTAAACATTTTCAAAAAATTGTATGGATACAATTCATAATTAAGAAATTAGTTCAAAGAAAATCCGAAGAGTCTATTAAAAAACATTGAAacgttttcaattttcattctTCATAGTTtcgtatatttttttgttatttttaagttCATTTCACTTTTGATCTAAGTACATTGTCACAGTTCAATTTTCATTTAGTTTATATCACTTTTGTGCATCACATAGAATTCTTTTTGGTTATCTATTCAGGTATTTTTCTTTGCAATTTTCATGGAATAATTAAAAGGAAACAACAAGCTCGAATACATACTTTATATGTTATCACTAATACATACTTTATCAAAGCCCAATTTCCCTTTATGGAATAATTTTCTATAATTTATACTTTATATGTTATCATTTATACATACGTtttaatagataataaaattttacgTATATCACAGGGTTTCATActagttaggggtaaaattgatccaacATGCAAATATTAAAGATGTAACACGGGTTTTGGATCTTGTTATGGGACATTGCGCCCTAAAATCGTCTAGGAAAGAATGCTTAAAAGTCTTAATTCTCTTACCTATCTTGTTGGAACGGTTAAGAGCTCGTTAACAGAGAACTCTGCAATCTCTTTAGATTTTAATTGGATTTTCAACTCATATTATTCAATTAATAATCCCCTTTAAATAGAAGAGACATATCAACTGATTAGGAACAGGAAACAAAAACTAAGTAGGAAAAAGAGAATAATCACCACTAATTGCAGAAATCAAGACCTATCCTATCCTATATGGTAACTAACTATTGCAGAAATCAAATTAATGCATGAATCCTAAATAGACATAAACCACTATAACTAAGACATATCCTAGATGGAAACTAATTAATGCATGATTCCTAATTAGGACTCTAAAACATAATactaattttgattaaaaaaaaacataatactaaTTAGGGATAGGTCTATGatttttgggaagtatcaatttaggctccacgtataaaataacaccaatatgagtttaacgtttaaaaaaggttACCAATTTAACGGAACATGACaagtcattcatattactccgttaagttctgatttctctccacatacaattgacaaaacttaacggaataatatGAATGATGTGTCACATTCCGTTATCGAAACCTAAATTGGTAcaaattttaaacattaagcccatattgatgctattttgtacatagagtctaaattaatacttccccaaaaaccataaGCCTATTTCCCCACCTTACTACAACATAGGGACGGAAGGGAAAAGGTTATGAAGGTGGCCTTGTTATCCACACCTCCAGTCGGATGAATGGAGGACCAACCCGGGTTTTCATGAGCGTTGGCGGGTCCTGGAGTGCCTGTCAAGGGTGCTAACACATACCCCAGGGTGATCATCACCACCTGCACCTCACATCTCGGCACAGTGGAACGTGTAACCCACCTGTTGTCTCATTCAACTACATTTGTTCCTGTAATCTATAGCCGCCTAACAGAACGCAGCAGCGAGGGACAACCCGCACATACAGCCAGCGGGGAGGATGGCACTACCGGAAAAGACCGCCTAGCGAAGATCCATCACTATACCATAGGATTACAAAACAATAGGAAATCAACATTTCAATTAAGGAAAAACTTTGTTTGTACGAGGCTCATCACAATCGAGTCCATAGAGCTCAAAACCCGATATTCCAAGCACTCGCACAAGGACAAACCAATCGAATAATCGACAACAGGCTCGAAAAACAATTCATTTGACCGTTCATAGGCTCGATTGACCCTGGAATGGTAAGATGTATACGACTCCAAATGGGCAGGACATCCGGGAGCTCACAGAACTTTGGCCTTAGCTAGGGGATAGCTAGCCCATCTGGGAAAAGGAACTCCCTATAAGGCTGGTAGCAATGCAATGGGATTGGTGGGTGTTATCTAGCTATCCACGGCCGAAGTTTGAAGCACTTGGATGTCCCCACTGGATTGGACCCCCGGCTAGATGAATCTACCTCATCAGCCATGGGTGGCTGTGGATGTACCATTTGGCTATGACTTGGTCCTTCGATGTAGCGACGTATGCGGCCCCTTCATTGTACTTTATCCCTACTAATTAGGACTCTAAACAGCAACAGCTCATTCATCTACATGTAATTGTACTATTTATAACcttaggataaaattgctctaaGCTGCTATGGGATCGACTAACtactaccaaaaaaataaaagaaatgaaaatggaaTGTTGACAATTATTTTCTTGGGATAAGAAGAGTGATCAACCTGCATCTAGAAGTGCTAAAAGTTTATTAATTTCTGTTATTTGACTATCCGTATGAACTGAACCTAAATGAAGCTTCATATGAAGTAGGAAAGCATGGAAATAGTCACCGTTTGACAAGTTTGTAGTCAAAATAAACAACTAACTGTTGCATAAATTGTAAAACCTTTTTCCTCTCTTCTGAAATATTTCAATTATGGCTACCAAAGCAACAAGTTATTTCCTCCTCTGTTTATCATATTATTTCCTGTTTGTTGATCCCTCTCATTCATTTACAGACACAATACTACAAGGACAACAGCTCAAGGATTCTGATCAGTTGATTTCATCTAATCAGATATTCAAGTTGGGATTCTTCAGCCCTGGCAGTTCAAGAAGCAGATATTTAGGAATATGGTACAACACAGTGGATGAGAATCCTGTCTCCATTGCCAAGAACAAGGTAGTGTGGGTCGCCAACAGAGATCTTCCGATTTCTGATGCATCCGGAGTTCTTACAATTGATAAATTTGGCAACTTGGAAATTTCATACAACAGAGGCAGTAGCAGCTCCATTGCTTTAAGTTCTGTTAAAGCAGCAAGCAATGTGACTGCAACACTATTAGATTCAGGGAATTTTGTTTTAAAAGAGTTAAACTTAGATGGTTCTGAAAAACAGATTCTATGGCAAAGCTTTGATTATCCCACAGACACACTCCTGCCTGGAATGAAGCTTGGACTTGATGACAACAATAAGCGGACATGGTCACTCACTTCATGGATAAATGACAATCTCCCAGCTCGAGGCTCCTTTTCGCTTACCATAGGCATTGGTTTCAATAGTACCAGCCAACTTGTCATATGGTGGAAGGGAAGCATTTATTGGACAAGTGGAATCTGGCAGAAGGGGCATTTTGAATTTGTGTCTCGGTTATCAAATGAAGGCAACCCCAACTTTAGCTACATCTCCAATGATGGGGAATATTACTTCTTATATTCCATGAGTAATACTAAAGTACATAGTTTATCAAGCTATACAATGGATTCCAGTGGTTCAATACTAGAAATACAGGGGATAGCACCGTTCGGCTCTTGTTCCTACAATTCTGATCCCGGTTGTGTGGAGCTAAAGTTACCAAAGTGCCGGTCAAAGAACTATTTTTTTGTGGAGAAGAAACTATTCATGTCTAAGGAAGGACAAAAGCTTGATCAAAGTTACAACTTTAGTCACTTCGACTGTAAGCAAAAATGTCTGAATAATTGTTCTTGCATAGCATATGCTTATACTAGTGCCAACAAGACTATCTGTGAGCTATGGAATCAAGAAATGCTAATCACAGATAAAAATGGTGAAACCAGAGTTGTAAATGTTCTTGAAGGAAAGAAAGGTAGATACACTTACACTTAACCTGTTTGCTTAAGCTCGATGCTAAGCCTTTAGTAAAAACACATCACACACATGTTTGGTAATGCAGCAAAGAGATGGATATGGCCTGTCATAACAGCTTCCGGGCTAGTAGCTCTCCTCACAACATTATTACTAATGTACTTCTTTatacaaagaagaaaaagaatagCAGGTAACTTCCTAGAAATATTTAGAATGTGTCAGCCACTAGCTGTGTTGGCTAATTACTTCCTGTTAGAACTTGCAGCTGAGTACAACGCAGAGCAGGAGATTCTACTGTGTGTCTCAGAAGAGAACATGACAGATTCTAGCCGAACCAGAACGACAGATGAAGTCAGGAGAGATAAGAAGAGTCATGAACTGAATTTTTTCAGGTTTGAAAGCATAGCTTCTGCCACGGATAATTTCTCAACCACTAAAAAGCTTGGTGAAGGTGGATTCGGTCAAGTTTACAAGGTGCAAACATATATAAACAGAAATGGTTAATTAGTTTTTAGCTATATTCTAacaaatttgttattttttcagGGAATATTACAAGATGGCCTACAAGTAGCAGTAAAAAGACTTTCAAGAAATTCTGGGCAAGGAATAGCAGAATTTAGGAATGAAATCGTACTGATTGCAAAGCTGCAACACACTAATCTTGTCAGGCTAGTTGGGTGCTGCATTCAAAGAGAAGAGAAGATTCTGATCTACGAGTTTATGGAAAATAAAAGCTTGGATGCTTTTCTCTTTGGTTTGTGAACTTCAAAATTTTTTACTTTCCTCCTATAGCTTATGCTTAGAGTAATTTTATGTCCTAACTACAAACATATAAATgcaactattttaattattttctggAGCAGATCCTATTCAAAAGAACTTATTGGACTGGAAAAAACGCCTCCACATCATAGAAGGCATTTCTCAAGGACTTCTTTACCTTCACAAATATTCAAGATTAAGGATAGTTCACAGAGACTTGAAAGCAGGTAACATCTTGCTTGATGCTGAAATGAATCCAAAAATTTCTGATTTCGGCATGGCGAGAATATTTGGCAGGAACGAATTAGAAGCAAGAACAAGAAGAATTGTTGGAACATAGTGAGTATATTCAGCTCCAAATCAATCATGTTTTGTTCATACGTTTGTGTGTGTATTATATCTACATCACTTGAAATTTTTAGAACATTCAACAAAATTCACTTCAGTGGCTATATAGCTCCAGAGTATGCTTTAAGAGGCATTGTTTCAACTAAAGTGGACGTCTTCAGCTATGGGGTTCTACTACTTGAGATTGTGAGTGGTAAAAAGCATAATAAAAGCTATGGTTCTGAATATCCACTCAACCTCATAGGAATTGTAAGTTGCTCTCATTCTATTCGACTAAACACTAACCAGATTGTGCAAATCAACCATGACAATGTGTATGAAACTCTTGTTATTACAGGCATGGGATCTGTGGAGTGAAGGTAGAGGCTTAGAGCTAATGGATCAAACCATGAATGGTTCTTGCCCTCAAAATGAAGTGTTGAGATGCATTCATATTGGTCTCCTCTGCGCACAAGACCAACCAGCAGATCGACCACACATGTCAGATGTTTTATCTATGCTAACAAATCAAACTTCAAATATACCTAAACCCAAAAAACCAGCATATTTTCTTGACAGAATTGAGGAAGAGCAACAGATAGGCAAGTACAAATCAGAAGAAAAGTCAGTGAATAATGTATCAATTACAACCATGGAAGCTAGATGATAACCTTTCCATATATAAAGGATGTAAATATTCATTATTCACAATAATGGAAGGAATATTGTGATCTAGTTTCCAATTTTTTCATTAATCTGAATTCAATATAGCATGTGCATAAGTTTCATCTTATCAATATCATGAAATGAGATGTATGATGAGCTAATGACATTAAATCTTACAAACCCAGGAGAAGTATATATTACCAGATAGATTAACGGGAAGGAAGAaggatgaaaaaaaaaatatgttcaCATTTCGCCGTCACACATGAGACAAAAGGAGAAGCAGAAATATGTACTTGTGACCTTATATCTACAAGAGCAATAGAATCCATTAAGCTAATAATATGCTGACCTTATATCAGAAAGAGAGTGGTTTCACAATTTTAGGGGAGAGAAACAAATGCTTAAGCAGCTCCAAGTTCTGTCCACAACCACAATTCTTCTTCCCGGCGTAAGGGGGAGATCGCTGCCCGGCTGTggatgagagagagagagagatagaataACTGTGAATCACGAAGAAAAGATGAGATTATGGAGTATTGGCAAAGTTGAATAATATGTTGTTCTAACAGTGTAAATACCCTTAGAATCATGCTTCCAAAAATACTGATATGACTGAAGTTGCGGTGGACGTGTGATAGAAACATCAAACCAATACAGAAAAACAGATTGAATCTAATGAATAAATAGTGAAATAGGCTATTAGATTGAAGGACTCAAGAACTATTACACTACCAATGAAAGAAAGAGACAAAGATTACATGAATTGAGCCTAAACTCAAGATATTCTTCCCTTCCTATAAGTGGCAGAAAGCCAATCTTGGAAGCCCCTACAAGTTATCAACGTAAAACAACAGCATATAAGTTGTTAAATCTAAACTAttgaacaagaaaaaaaaaactttattgtCTGCATCAAATGCAATGGCCAGATTGAATACatcaaataataaatcaaaCCAAGCATAAGGCACTTCTAACAGACAAGGCAACCCTACTTTTAAAATCTCAAACGCCTACTTCCTAGTAGAAACTTAGAAGTCCATTGAAGTCCTGAAGAATTACTgcaagaaaatagaactaagtCGACATAGTATACATGTGATTATGCTAAGTGACAATAAGAACAGAGGAACACTTCACCTCCAAGGGTCAACATTTGGGTGATTTTCATGCCTCGTTCAACGTATTTTGCATTTCCAATGCCACGAGCTGTTACTTGAGAACATATTTCCCATTCACCTTCATTGACCTAAATCAAGAGCATCTTAGAAGTTATATAAGATCCATTAACACTTGTACAGTATAGTGAGTTTCACGAGGAACATAGAACTGCTTTATGGTATCAAACATGAAAATATCACATAATAGTTCTGAATACTTTCAAATAGACTAACCTTGATTCTGAGATCATGATTCGTGTGCCCCCAAAAGCCTTGTAGGGCACCAATAACATAGCACAAATTTCCAAATCTCTTATATCTTGATGCAGTAACCAGCCTTGGCACTCCAGCCAAATTCCACTAATAGCAATAAGACTTTTAAAGTCACCTATAATTCCAGTGACgatgatatatttttttctaatcTACAAGTCAAACTTACAAATGAATATCAGCAATATTTATGTAGTAATGAGATTCTTCGCTTTTTTTCACCAGTAATTACACCAACATCTacatgtgatctcacccctgcaAAGCAGCTTCATTGAAAATTTATAAATGACAAAGAAAATGCAAACAAGCAACCAAGTTTTAcaccataataataatataaagtaaAACATTTCCAGTTTAGATCAACTAGAACATTACATAATAAGGAAAACTGAAAGATAAGTAACTCTAGCAATGCATTCCACAACTTCATAAGGATCCGGTTTCCtaataaatgcaacaaaaatgataatcgtgTCAGACTGTTATCGTATCAGAAGTTTACAGCCCTTGTACTTGCAGTACGGCATAACAGTAGTTCCTGCGGTTGGAATACTATTTGACAAGAAAGCTTTTGATCAAATTCCAAATGCCAACAAAGTAGAATCAATATTTGATGTTCCACTTGAAATGTTTCTCAGGGTTCTACTATTCTTTTTATCTATTAAATTTCAAGCCAATTCTGGAAAGCTTTCATTACTGGCTCATCTCATAGTTTTTGATGGTGAATGCAATGCAGGATGAGAACCACAAAGTAGAGGAGAAAAAATGGATGGGACACAAATATCTTCTTCATTTCTTTGATTATCAATCATGAACCAGAAGGTATGTAATCAGGCGAGTAAAATCAAGacatttgttaaaaaaaactaattaattaaagaccaaaaaattattttaaatttaatattcacTTCCCAAATCCCACCATCTCTCATTCATTTATGCATCTACCCAAAAGAAATATCTCCTTTCAGCTTTTATCTCTCATTATGTTGGCAACCTTGCTTTTCCATAATTCAACACTTTTTATGGAGATCCTTGAAAGGTATTCTTATGTGTATGATGAACATGTACAATAGTAGTAAAATGGCAAAAAGCATTCTGAggccctgatctttcattgtttgggtACCATCACCAACTTGATACATCTCATGTTGAGGATTTTCTTTAATATTCTCTTCCCCTGATCTTCTTCAATCTTCTCTTCTACATTTTATTCCCCCGGTCTCCTTCAGTCTTTTCTTCCCTCCGGTCCTCTTCTACATTCTCTCCATTCTGCTCTTCTTTCTGCGCTTCCTTCCGCTCTCCCATCACCTTTTCCATCATCTACACCATCTTTCTCATATGCTCCTCCCTCAACAACCTCATCTCTCTCCTATGCTCCTCACTCAACTCCACCATCTCTCTTATGTGCTCCTCATTCATCTCCGTCATCTTTCCCATCAACTTCATCGTCACTTCCGCCTTCAACTTCATAAAATGACTCTACATCCTTGCCCTTTTCTCTTCTTCAATCTTTGCTTCTATATCCATTCTAACATCTTCAGTCTTCTTACTCCTCTTCTCGCTTCTAATCTTCTCCTCATCATCCTCCACATCATGTCCTTCCACTCATTATCCTTCGACTTCTTCTCCTTTTATCTCCCCATCTTCCTCCTCGTACTCCTTATACTTCTCTAACAGTCCCTCAAGATCTATATCACACCCCTCTATATAATCCTTGAGTGAATTATACCTTCCACACGTTTCTTCAATTACCTCAACCATAAGTGTAGCTTCTAGCCCATCGGATTACCGAAAACACAAAAGCTTCTAGCCCATCGGATGACTGAAAGCACAAaaccaaaaacacaaaacagaTAAACACAAAACATAAACATCGAATATCGTATTACTTACATTAAAAATGTTTGATGCTTCTTTAGAAGTTGGATTTTTGGAAGTTATCCATTTACTTAAACGAGGGAGTATGCATTTATCTTTCCTTATATAGAAGTTTACGAGGCACACTCCCTACCTTAATTATCCAAACATATAAAATATTTCGATCCAATTCAAATACAATGGAAATCTAACATCAAGTAGATCAAATAAATATACGAAGCATACCTGAAATGTTTATGCTAGACTAACTAGCTGACAATAATGACaaatttagaattaatttttgtGGTATGATATCATTCTAATGAATTAAAGAGTATTATGTTTTACATCGATacattatttgaaaaatattctaCACCCTCTGCAATGCACATGTTTTCAAACTAAAAAAGTTATAACGGTTTTTAAGGGATAAATTACATGCACCATCATCCAACTTTGCTCTTACTAACATTATGATCATCAACTTCAAAACTTAGCATAAAAGGATCTCAAAATAGAAACGTCCAACAATTAAAGTTGTCTATAACTACAGTTACCacaaatcacattttttaaataataaatttcaGTTCTTTTTATCTATAAACAACCACTTTTTCTCTAAGAACTAAACTATATTTAAGTGATCTTAAATCCAAAGAGTTAACGAGTTAAAATTACTTAGAATATGATTTTCATCAATTCTATAATAGAGGAATACCTGATGTTAGAATGATCAAGGTTGACCAACTTTTATGTTATTAAATGATAAAGTTGAATGACTTTTATGTTAGGTTTTAAAGTTGACTAATCATAATGTTAGTAAAGATAAAGTGAAGTGatcatagatgtaatttaccttGTTTTCCAGATACTCGTGATTCATAACAGAGTTGGAGATTTTTGGACGTGGGCTTTTACTTCTAATAGGCTTCCATTATCATTTAAGAGCTGATTCTACGGTGAATGTATTGGGCTTCAGCCCAGACTCATAGTTCTTGATGCAttcaaaactaaattaaactttGGATTTGTTACCAAATTGTGATAAATCgacaattaaaaaatataatatagatACATATAGAATTCTATGGAAAGCCGTATTCGATGAAAGTCGTATGTACGGCTTGAAGGGAGGTCTTTCATATCTTTCGAGATCCACCATATAATATGGGGTCAAAAAGCCaaaataaatgattttattagcccttataaaaggaaaacagattCTTGAGAACCCCTTGCACGCTCATGTCACGTCGAGGTACTGCAGAAGAGAAAACTGCAAAATCCGATCCAATTTATCGTAATCGATTAGTTAACATGTTGGTTAACCGTATTCTGAAACACGGAAAAAAATCATTGGCTTATCAAATTATCTATTTCCCAATAAGCTCGGTTGTAACGACTTTGCCCTCAGGACTTGTCAAAGACCTTATGGATGATCAAGGAAATTGGAAGCAGGAGGTTATTAACAGCTCGTTTTGCCCACGGGATGCCAAACTCATTTATTCCATACCGGCCAGGCGTACGCGTGTTGAAGATGCTTGGTTCTGGCCATCTGATAAATCTGGTGCTTATACAGTTAGGAGCAGATATTTTCAGGCAAGGGGACTCACACCGTCGAACCAAATAAATCCGAACGAAATAAATTGGAAGCTGATATGGAATTTGAAGGTTGCCCCGAAAGTCAAGAACTGTTTATGGCGAATTTTTACCAACTGTCTGCCAACTTTGAATAATCTTGCAATTCGTCATAGCTCGCTACCTAACTGCTGTCCGGTGTGCGGAGCTTTCGGGGAAAACGAGTTTCACGTGTTCATAGGGTGTCCTCGAGCTGCTCAGGTATGGAAATTATTGTTCAAAGACAATCGGTTGGATCTAATCACGAATTTTATCCATTGGTTTACAAATATCCTTGGTGATGTGACGATGGATTGTAACCTTATTGCGATAATCCGTTGGCAACTATGGAGGGCACGAAACGAAAAAGTTTGGAATGATAAAATTCGAACGCCTGAGGAAATATTTCAAACCGCCACTGCTGAACTGACGGCTTGGGAGGCAGCGCAAAGACATCACCCTGATCAACAAAATCAATACACGAGTGCTTTGTGTAAATGGAAGAAAATGGTTGCAGGCTGCTACATCTGTAACGTCGATGCAggggtaaatgggttaaataatTTCTGCTCTTTTGGTTTCC comes from Euphorbia lathyris chromosome 8, ddEupLath1.1, whole genome shotgun sequence and encodes:
- the LOC136204233 gene encoding G-type lectin S-receptor-like serine/threonine-protein kinase CES101 isoform X1, with the translated sequence MATKATSYFLLCLSYYFLFVDPSHSFTDTILQGQQLKDSDQLISSNQIFKLGFFSPGSSRSRYLGIWYNTVDENPVSIAKNKVVWVANRDLPISDASGVLTIDKFGNLEISYNRGSSSSIALSSVKAASNVTATLLDSGNFVLKELNLDGSEKQILWQSFDYPTDTLLPGMKLGLDDNNKRTWSLTSWINDNLPARGSFSLTIGIGFNSTSQLVIWWKGSIYWTSGIWQKGHFEFVSRLSNEGNPNFSYISNDGEYYFLYSMSNTKVHSLSSYTMDSSGSILEIQGIAPFGSCSYNSDPGCVELKLPKCRSKNYFFVEKKLFMSKEGQKLDQSYNFSHFDCKQKCLNNCSCIAYAYTSANKTICELWNQEMLITDKNGETRVVNVLEGKKAKRWIWPVITASGLVALLTTLLLMYFFIQRRKRIAGNFLEIFRMCQPLAVLANYFLLELAAEYNAEQEILLCVSEENMTDSSRTRTTDEVRRDKKSHELNFFRFESIASATDNFSTTKKLGEGGFGQVYKGILQDGLQVAVKRLSRNSGQGIAEFRNEIVLIAKLQHTNLVRLVGCCIQREEKILIYEFMENKSLDAFLFDPIQKNLLDWKKRLHIIEGISQGLLYLHKYSRLRIVHRDLKAGNILLDAEMNPKISDFGMARIFGRNELEARTRRIVGTYGYIAPEYALRGIVSTKVDVFSYGVLLLEIVSGKKHNKSYGSEYPLNLIGIAWDLWSEGRGLELMDQTMNGSCPQNEVLRCIHIGLLCAQDQPADRPHMSDVLSMLTNQTSNIPKPKKPAYFLDRIEEEQQIGKYKSEEKSVNNVSITTMEAR
- the LOC136204233 gene encoding G-type lectin S-receptor-like serine/threonine-protein kinase CES101 isoform X2, with the protein product MATKATSYFLLCLSYYFLFVDPSHSFTDTILQGQQLKDSDQLISSNQIFKLGFFSPGSSRSRYLGIWYNTVDENPVSIAKNKVVWVANRDLPISDASGVLTIDKFGNLEISYNRGSSSSIALSSVKAASNVTATLLDSGNFVLKELNLDGSEKQILWQSFDYPTDTLLPGMKLGLDDNNKRTWSLTSWINDNLPARGSFSLTIGIGFNSTSQLVIWWKGSIYWTSGIWQKGHFEFVSRLSNEGNPNFSYISNDGEYYFLYSMSNTKVHSLSSYTMDSSGSILEIQGIAPFGSCSYNSDPGCVELKLPKCRSKNYFFVEKKLFMSKEGQKLDQSYNFSHFDCKQKCLNNCSCIAYAYTSANKTICELWNQEMLITDKNGETRVVNVLEGKKAKRWIWPVITASGLVALLTTLLLMYFFIQRRKRIAELAAEYNAEQEILLCVSEENMTDSSRTRTTDEVRRDKKSHELNFFRFESIASATDNFSTTKKLGEGGFGQVYKGILQDGLQVAVKRLSRNSGQGIAEFRNEIVLIAKLQHTNLVRLVGCCIQREEKILIYEFMENKSLDAFLFDPIQKNLLDWKKRLHIIEGISQGLLYLHKYSRLRIVHRDLKAGNILLDAEMNPKISDFGMARIFGRNELEARTRRIVGTYGYIAPEYALRGIVSTKVDVFSYGVLLLEIVSGKKHNKSYGSEYPLNLIGIAWDLWSEGRGLELMDQTMNGSCPQNEVLRCIHIGLLCAQDQPADRPHMSDVLSMLTNQTSNIPKPKKPAYFLDRIEEEQQIGKYKSEEKSVNNVSITTMEAR
- the LOC136204233 gene encoding G-type lectin S-receptor-like serine/threonine-protein kinase CES101 isoform X3, with product MATKATSYFLLCLSYYFLFVDPSHSFTDTILQGQQLKDSDQLISSNQIFKLGFFSPGSSRSRYLGIWYNTVDENPVSIAKNKVVWVANRDLPISDASGVLTIDKFGNLEISYNRGSSSSIALSSVKAASNVTATLLDSGNFVLKELNLDGSEKQILWQSFDYPTDTLLPGMKLGLDDNNKRTWSLTSWINDNLPARGSFSLTIGIGFNSTSQLVIWWKGSIYWTSGIWQKGHFEFVSRLSNEGNPNFSYISNDGEYYFLYSMSNTKVHSLSSYTMDSSGSILEIQGIAPFGSCSYNSDPGCVELKLPKCRSKNYFFVEKKLFMSKEGQKLDQSYNFSHFDCKQKCLNNCSCIAYAYTSANKTICELWNQEMLITDKNGETRVVNVLEGKKAKRWIWPVITASGLVALLTTLLLMYFFIQRRKRIAAEYNAEQEILLCVSEENMTDSSRTRTTDEVRRDKKSHELNFFRFESIASATDNFSTTKKLGEGGFGQVYKGILQDGLQVAVKRLSRNSGQGIAEFRNEIVLIAKLQHTNLVRLVGCCIQREEKILIYEFMENKSLDAFLFDPIQKNLLDWKKRLHIIEGISQGLLYLHKYSRLRIVHRDLKAGNILLDAEMNPKISDFGMARIFGRNELEARTRRIVGTYGYIAPEYALRGIVSTKVDVFSYGVLLLEIVSGKKHNKSYGSEYPLNLIGIAWDLWSEGRGLELMDQTMNGSCPQNEVLRCIHIGLLCAQDQPADRPHMSDVLSMLTNQTSNIPKPKKPAYFLDRIEEEQQIGKYKSEEKSVNNVSITTMEAR
- the LOC136204233 gene encoding G-type lectin S-receptor-like serine/threonine-protein kinase CES101 isoform X4 → MATKATSYFLLCLSYYFLFVDPSHSFTDTILQGQQLKDSDQLISSNQIFKLGFFSPGSSRSRYLGIWYNTVDENPVSIAKNKVVWVANRDLPISDASGVLTIDKFGNLEISYNRGSSSSIALSSVKAASNVTATLLDSGNFVLKELNLDGSEKQILWQSFDYPTDTLLPGMKLGLDDNNKRTWSLTSWINDNLPARGSFSLTIGIGFNSTSQLVIWWKGSIYWTSGIWQKGHFEFVSRLSNEGNPNFSYISNDGEYYFLYSMSNTKVHSLSSYTMDSSGSILEIQGIAPFGSCSYNSDPGCVELKLPKCRSKNYFFVEKKLFMSKEGQKLDQSYNFSHFDCKQKCLNNCSCIAYAYTSANKTICELWNQEMLITDKNGETRVVNVLEGKKAKRWIWPVITASGLVALLTTLLLMYFFIQRRKRIAGNFLEIFRMCQPLAVLANYFLLELAAEYNAEQEILLCVSEENMTDSSRTRTTDEVRRDKKSHELNFFRFESIASATDNFSTTKKLGEGGFGQVYKGILQDGLQVAVKRLSRNSGQGIAEFRNEIVLIAKLQHTNLVRLVGCCIQREEKILIYEFMENKSLDAFLFDPIQKNLLDWKKRLHIIEGISQGLLYLHKYSRLRIVHRDLKAGNILLDAEMNPKISDFGMARIFGRNELEARTRRIVGT